From the Burkholderia sp. GAS332 genome, one window contains:
- a CDS encoding amino acid/amide ABC transporter substrate-binding protein, HAAT family — protein MNRLFALSCAVVVLLTGCDKQGGVPNAELKAVAAEDAPVTIKIGHAGQLTGPQAHLGKDNEHGVELAIETLNSEHRTIGGKRVQFEMVSEDDAASPRQATVVAQRLVDARTAGIVGHWNSGTTIPASAIYAKAGIPQISPSATNPAYTHQGFKTAFRNIANDTAQSQALGHFAIEVLGAKRIALVDDRSAASQGQVDEFERAVKALGASIVTREYTTDHAVDFRSILTNIKSRNPDLIFYAGMDAQAGPMLKQMRALGIKTPMLGADGMQTPQLIVLASSVAAEGTYASSPGTPKDSLPGYADFERRFRERFHTDIQLYAPNSYDATMVLANAMQAAGSAKPADYLPELVKTDYAGITGRIRFDPLGDLRESAITVYQVRGGVWRPTKTFQIGDVHNG, from the coding sequence ATGAATCGCTTATTCGCTTTAAGTTGTGCAGTGGTCGTGCTGCTGACCGGTTGTGATAAGCAGGGAGGTGTGCCCAATGCGGAACTCAAGGCTGTTGCTGCCGAAGACGCGCCGGTGACCATCAAAATTGGCCACGCAGGCCAACTTACCGGGCCGCAAGCGCACTTGGGCAAAGACAACGAGCACGGAGTTGAGCTCGCGATCGAGACCTTGAACTCCGAACATCGAACTATAGGCGGCAAGCGAGTCCAGTTCGAAATGGTTTCGGAAGACGATGCGGCAAGCCCGCGGCAAGCGACCGTTGTCGCACAGCGTCTGGTCGACGCACGGACTGCCGGAATCGTCGGCCACTGGAATTCGGGTACAACAATTCCCGCGTCGGCAATCTACGCGAAAGCGGGTATTCCGCAAATCTCGCCATCGGCGACCAATCCGGCCTACACGCACCAGGGCTTTAAAACTGCATTTCGTAACATCGCTAACGATACTGCCCAGAGCCAGGCACTTGGCCACTTCGCGATCGAAGTGCTGGGCGCCAAACGCATCGCGCTGGTCGACGACAGGAGCGCCGCCAGCCAGGGCCAGGTGGATGAGTTCGAACGCGCTGTCAAAGCTCTGGGCGCAAGCATCGTAACCCGTGAATATACGACTGACCATGCGGTCGATTTTCGTAGCATCCTAACCAATATCAAGAGCAGAAATCCGGATCTGATTTTCTACGCCGGAATGGACGCGCAGGCTGGACCAATGCTCAAACAGATGCGCGCGCTTGGGATCAAAACGCCGATGCTCGGTGCCGATGGCATGCAGACGCCGCAATTGATCGTCCTGGCGAGTTCCGTAGCGGCGGAAGGTACTTACGCGTCGAGTCCCGGCACTCCAAAGGATAGCTTGCCCGGCTACGCGGATTTCGAAAGGCGTTTTCGTGAGCGCTTCCATACCGATATCCAACTCTATGCGCCCAACAGCTACGACGCAACCATGGTGCTTGCTAACGCAATGCAGGCAGCGGGATCGGCGAAGCCGGCCGACTATTTGCCTGAACTTGTAAAGACTGATTATGCTGGCATTACCGGGCGTATACGCTTTGATCCGTTGGGGGACTTGCGTGAAAGTGCCATCACCGTTTATCAGGTACGAGGCGGCGTGTGGCGTCCAACGAAAACGTTTCAGATCGGTGATGTGCACAACGGCTGA
- a CDS encoding Putative Na+/H+ antiporter, which yields MFGFWALILVLAMFIAVGPTEATDYVESRNFTEPLFVFAVMVIAGTRPILETAMAGVRVAARAIPVPGSTGFYFTVLALVPLSGSFITEPAAMTLAALILADCLFARNISARLKYATLAVLFVNTSIGGTLTSFAAPPVLMVAGKWNWDMGFMMSTFGWKASIAVVINALGATLMFRKQLAGLPLVAGDHSSARVPLTLVVVHLVFLAGVVVFAHHPAIFMGLFLFFIGVASAYQQYQDRLILREGLLVAFFLAGLVVLGGQQQWWLQPVLMSMNSDVVFAGAAVLTAFTDNAALTYLGSLVEGLSDGFKYALVAGAVTGGGLTIIAKAPNPAGISIPRGHFEEQAVQPLRLLVAAIPPTIVAALAFKFL from the coding sequence GTGTTCGGCTTCTGGGCGCTGATTCTGGTCTTGGCAATGTTCATCGCCGTTGGCCCAACAGAGGCAACTGACTACGTCGAATCACGCAACTTCACCGAGCCTCTCTTCGTCTTTGCGGTGATGGTAATTGCGGGCACTCGACCGATCCTGGAGACGGCCATGGCTGGCGTCCGTGTGGCCGCCCGAGCCATTCCTGTGCCGGGCAGCACGGGGTTCTATTTCACCGTTCTGGCGCTGGTGCCATTGAGCGGGTCATTCATCACCGAGCCTGCGGCCATGACGCTGGCCGCGTTAATTCTGGCCGACTGCCTCTTTGCACGCAACATTTCAGCGCGCCTGAAGTACGCGACGTTGGCCGTGTTGTTCGTCAATACCTCGATTGGCGGCACGCTCACATCGTTTGCCGCACCACCCGTGTTGATGGTCGCGGGAAAGTGGAACTGGGACATGGGGTTCATGATGTCGACTTTCGGCTGGAAGGCCTCCATCGCCGTCGTCATCAATGCACTGGGAGCCACGCTGATGTTTCGCAAGCAACTGGCCGGATTGCCACTGGTAGCCGGCGATCACAGTAGCGCCCGCGTGCCGTTGACACTTGTTGTGGTTCATCTGGTGTTTCTCGCGGGTGTCGTGGTCTTTGCCCATCACCCGGCGATCTTCATGGGCCTCTTTCTCTTTTTCATCGGCGTGGCCAGTGCGTATCAGCAGTATCAGGATCGCCTGATCCTGCGCGAAGGGCTGCTCGTCGCGTTCTTTCTGGCCGGGCTGGTCGTGCTGGGCGGTCAGCAACAGTGGTGGCTGCAGCCGGTCCTGATGAGCATGAACAGCGACGTGGTGTTCGCCGGCGCAGCCGTTCTGACCGCTTTTACCGACAACGCGGCGTTGACGTACCTGGGCTCACTGGTCGAAGGGCTTTCCGATGGGTTTAAGTACGCGCTCGTGGCCGGAGCAGTCACGGGCGGCGGCCTGACCATCATTGCAAAAGCACCCAATCCGGCAGGCATTTCGATTCCGCGCGGGCATTTTGAAGAGCAAGCGGTGCAGCCGCTGAGGCTGCTTGTGGCTGCGATCCCGCCGACCATCGTCGCGGCGTTGGCATTCAAATTCCTTTGA
- a CDS encoding POTRA domain-containing protein, ShlB-type, whose translation MKFRPALAVLPLATLASIIAHAQQMPTPADTASAARASAEQNQQIEQQRNAQEREATVNAPSVRSTVERASGWPELPVETSCFRIDSFVLEVPATLSDAVRAQGASALPLDRFAFAREWLDHYKGQCTGKTGLDTLTKGLQQTILSRGYITTCVLLPEQGPLNREAEACAGAGCDRQGSLCRSCNARHMEISIPYARWQRAEPARPRTGA comes from the coding sequence ATGAAATTCAGGCCCGCGCTGGCGGTTCTTCCTTTAGCAACACTCGCTTCCATTATCGCCCACGCGCAGCAGATGCCGACGCCAGCCGACACCGCATCAGCAGCCCGCGCCAGCGCCGAACAGAACCAGCAGATCGAGCAGCAGCGGAATGCGCAGGAGCGCGAAGCGACCGTGAATGCGCCGTCCGTGCGCTCAACCGTCGAACGCGCCTCGGGCTGGCCGGAACTGCCGGTCGAGACGTCATGCTTTCGCATCGACTCGTTCGTGCTGGAGGTGCCCGCAACGTTGTCCGATGCAGTGCGCGCGCAGGGGGCGTCAGCGCTGCCCCTGGACCGCTTTGCGTTCGCCCGCGAATGGCTCGACCACTACAAAGGGCAGTGCACCGGCAAGACGGGACTGGACACGCTCACGAAGGGCCTGCAGCAGACCATCCTGAGCCGGGGTTACATCACCACGTGCGTCCTGCTGCCCGAGCAGGGACCTCTCAACCGGGAGGCTGAAGCTTGCGCTGGTGCCGGGTGTGATCGGCAAGGTTCGCTTTGCCGATCCTGCAACGCGCGGCACATGGAAATCTCCATTCCCTACGCGCGATGGCAACGTGCTGAACCTGCGCGACCTCGAACAGGGGCTTGA
- a CDS encoding POTRA domain-containing protein, ShlB-type has protein sequence MRGQRRTRQLTKGPQQTILSRGYIATRVLLPEQDLSIGVLGFTPMIGQHDGGGDSATTNSGIGAGPIMITDQANQQQDVASLNRDTADLKGTVASTPDVAKLLSNQADVMNAASAAAQAIAKDIGTYASNKEAVALKAADQAVLDRNLELAAQYRQEAANWSEGGDYRVAMHVAAGGPIGGLGGGSGLTAVGGAVGAGLSAGLAGKMNELAREIAGSEPTGNAAIDKALGDIVANAIVTGLDAAAGENAGASMASTVDLYNRQLHPEEKSLAKQFADKSGGQYSEAQIEDQMRQMGVSGQVEAGTAATLIGQTPTHSGASWISGGTTADGKPILAQLSTPNNLQL, from the coding sequence GTGCGTGGGCAACGCCGGACTCGACAGCTCACGAAGGGACCGCAACAGACCATCCTGAGCCGTGGCTATATCGCCACGCGTGTACTGCTGCCCGAGCAGGATCTGTCAATTGGCGTACTTGGCTTTACACCGATGATCGGCCAGCATGACGGCGGTGGTGACAGCGCGACGACGAACAGCGGCATCGGCGCAGGCCCGATCATGATTACCGATCAGGCAAACCAGCAGCAGGACGTCGCCAGCCTGAACCGCGACACGGCTGACCTGAAGGGCACGGTGGCGAGCACGCCTGATGTGGCGAAGTTGCTGAGCAATCAGGCGGACGTGATGAATGCCGCGAGTGCAGCGGCGCAGGCAATCGCAAAAGATATCGGCACCTACGCGAGCAACAAGGAAGCAGTTGCACTGAAAGCAGCTGATCAGGCTGTGCTGGACCGTAATCTGGAGCTGGCAGCGCAGTACCGGCAGGAAGCGGCGAACTGGTCCGAGGGCGGGGATTACCGTGTGGCGATGCACGTCGCAGCGGGCGGACCGATCGGTGGGCTTGGCGGCGGTAGCGGACTTACTGCAGTGGGTGGTGCAGTCGGAGCAGGCCTGTCGGCCGGGCTGGCGGGAAAGATGAACGAACTGGCTCGCGAGATTGCCGGTTCGGAGCCGACCGGCAATGCGGCAATCGACAAGGCGCTGGGCGACATCGTCGCGAATGCGATCGTGACGGGGCTGGACGCGGCCGCTGGCGAGAATGCGGGTGCCTCCATGGCGTCGACTGTGGACCTGTACAACCGTCAGCTTCATCCGGAAGAAAAATCGCTTGCGAAGCAGTTCGCAGACAAAAGCGGCGGCCAGTACTCCGAAGCGCAGATCGAGGACCAGATGCGTCAGATGGGCGTGAGCGGTCAGGTTGAAGCGGGCACCGCAGCCACACTGATCGGACAGACGCCGACGCATTCGGGTGCATCGTGGATTTCTGGCGGAACGACCGCAGACGGGAAGCCAATCCTCGCACAGCTGAGCACGCCGAACAATTTACAGTTGTAA
- a CDS encoding Cytotoxic, producing the protein MIGSLLAPTDGMSAEDRQARENLVTSLVAGIATASGTNAATAAGAAQIEGENNQWSIMAPAPRLPALGDYTGTTAKKGDGVIADPATELDPTIKAGQLVTPLPDASLIDQVFTSGKDAIKDLVDYVITSSGGNGNDARLANPGKADSPVWQDLQNAGTGVKTDGKFYYEWDYTHNDIEMCNKRGEHMGSVDPTTGEIYKPPVPGRKLNNR; encoded by the coding sequence GTGATTGGCTCGCTGCTGGCACCGACAGACGGCATGTCGGCGGAAGATCGCCAGGCGCGCGAGAATCTGGTGACGAGCCTAGTTGCGGGCATCGCGACGGCGTCCGGGACGAATGCGGCGACCGCAGCCGGTGCAGCGCAGATCGAAGGGGAAAATAACCAGTGGTCGATCATGGCACCCGCGCCAAGGTTGCCGGCGCTCGGTGATTATACGGGCACGACGGCGAAGAAAGGTGACGGCGTAATCGCCGATCCTGCCACCGAGCTTGATCCGACGATCAAGGCGGGGCAGCTCGTGACGCCGCTCCCTGATGCAAGCCTGATCGACCAGGTTTTTACGTCGGGCAAGGATGCGATCAAGGATCTGGTTGACTATGTGATTACATCGTCGGGCGGAAATGGCAATGATGCCAGGCTGGCGAATCCCGGCAAGGCGGACAGTCCCGTCTGGCAGGATTTGCAGAATGCCGGCACGGGCGTCAAGACGGATGGGAAATTCTATTATGAGTGGGACTACACCCACAACGATATTGAGATGTGCAACAAACGCGGTGAGCATATGGGCTCCGTTGACCCGACAACTGGTGAAATCTATAAACCGCCAGTCCCTGGACGAAAATTGAACAATCGTTGA
- a CDS encoding Haemagluttinin repeat-containing protein: MGDVNVVAATETHTLKSQETHSHSSGVSSSTVTSSLDQSGTFSQGSLISADGVTIASGRDINVAGSTIVGTDDVALSAARNVTITTSQDTTSTSTFYEKQESGFGSSDGVGISYGNADHKDTTHDSSVTQNGSLTDSLNGTHSDIQNTAEYSGQSVGISGGYGGDIGKSQSGTANNVNPVPGTTLPKSGGLSMAPPIVMSASDDASGTTKSAISGGAVTITDGAKQQQLTGQTAEEAVASISRDTSATQGTVAPIFDKDKIEAGFDITSQFINQVGTFVTNRAKEADAAKAVANDPNLTPEQRAAVQQQADQLTAEWGPGGSYRQVLTALTVAAGGNVTGGAGQFAQSATIAYIQELGANEVKQIADSLGSEEARAALHAIVGCAGAAASSQSCGAGALARRRVR, from the coding sequence ATGGGCGACGTGAATGTGGTTGCGGCGACCGAGACGCATACGCTGAAATCGCAGGAGACACACAGTCACAGTAGCGGAGTGAGCAGTTCGACGGTCACGAGTAGCCTCGACCAGAGCGGCACGTTCAGCCAGGGCAGCCTGATTTCGGCGGACGGCGTGACGATCGCAAGCGGCCGGGATATCAACGTGGCGGGCAGCACGATCGTTGGCACCGACGATGTGGCGTTGAGCGCCGCGCGCAACGTGACGATCACCACGTCGCAGGACACCACCAGTACCTCCACTTTCTATGAGAAACAGGAATCGGGATTTGGGTCCTCGGACGGTGTGGGCATCTCGTATGGGAATGCTGATCACAAGGACACGACGCACGACAGTTCGGTGACGCAGAACGGCAGTCTGACCGATTCGCTGAACGGCACGCATAGCGACATCCAGAACACCGCTGAATACAGCGGGCAGTCGGTGGGCATCAGTGGCGGTTACGGCGGCGACATTGGCAAGAGCCAGTCCGGTACGGCGAACAACGTCAATCCGGTTCCCGGCACGACCCTGCCGAAGAGTGGCGGACTCTCGATGGCACCGCCGATCGTCATGAGCGCGTCAGACGATGCGAGCGGGACGACGAAAAGCGCGATCAGCGGCGGGGCTGTCACCATTACCGATGGGGCAAAACAGCAGCAGTTGACCGGGCAGACGGCGGAGGAAGCCGTCGCGAGCATCAGCCGCGATACGTCGGCTACCCAGGGCACCGTTGCGCCGATCTTTGACAAGGACAAGATTGAAGCGGGCTTTGATATCACCAGCCAGTTCATCAACCAGGTCGGGACGTTTGTCACAAATCGTGCGAAGGAAGCGGACGCGGCGAAGGCTGTGGCGAATGATCCGAACTTGACGCCCGAGCAGCGAGCAGCGGTGCAGCAGCAGGCCGACCAGCTGACGGCGGAATGGGGGCCGGGCGGAAGCTATCGTCAGGTGTTGACCGCGTTGACGGTTGCAGCGGGCGGTAATGTCACTGGTGGCGCGGGTCAGTTCGCGCAGAGCGCGACGATTGCCTACATCCAGGAACTTGGTGCGAACGAGGTCAAGCAGATCGCCGACAGTCTGGGTAGTGAAGAGGCACGTGCCGCCCTGCATGCAATTGTCGGTTGTGCGGGTGCAGCGGCAAGCAGTCAGAGTTGTGGCGCGGGTGCGCTGGCGCGTCGGCGAGTTCGGTGA
- a CDS encoding haemagglutination activity domain-containing protein, with product MNKNMFRLVFNRCRGMLVAVAETAIAHGNATQGEVRLPTALRPITLFAMRHAAFAALVLCGLAPILADAQIVPSGAHTPNVISTANGLPQVNINKALGAGVSLNTYSQFDVQKKGAILNNSPVITGTQLAGQPRPSTATARAATVTAVFQARSTHPPIR from the coding sequence ATGAATAAGAACATGTTCAGGCTGGTTTTCAACCGGTGCCGGGGTATGCTCGTCGCTGTTGCGGAAACCGCCATTGCCCACGGCAACGCAACTCAGGGCGAAGTCCGTTTGCCAACCGCACTGCGGCCCATCACACTGTTCGCGATGCGGCACGCAGCATTCGCTGCGCTGGTCCTGTGCGGACTCGCACCTATTCTCGCGGATGCACAGATTGTGCCCTCGGGCGCGCACACGCCCAACGTCATCAGCACGGCAAATGGTCTGCCACAGGTCAATATCAATAAGGCTTTGGGTGCAGGCGTTTCCCTGAATACGTACTCGCAGTTCGATGTGCAGAAAAAGGGCGCCATCCTGAATAATTCGCCCGTTATCACGGGTACGCAATTAGCGGGTCAGCCTCGACCGTCGACAGCAACAGCTCGGGCAGCGACAGTCACGGCAGTTTTTCAGGCTCGCAGCACACATCCGCCGATACGCTGA
- a CDS encoding Aspartyl/Asparaginyl beta-hydroxylase, with protein MNQSRDVMFARLKNFKTDPEALRTHFLEHIQKMPSTPYRDNRVDYVGWAVTSRDGTMDEGVRRIAPGGPSVRGVNPTQACSGCLAQAIETLSRNGLKPYRARIMQLESEGAEMPLHTDANKETWRLHIPIITNPNCFFEWQRADGTIESVHLPADGSAWLVRVDVSHRAVNRSNEPSHRVHLLMGLGVNPAFDMLTEPWLPVTREDLSLREDERAVDLSLFTHSMAD; from the coding sequence ATGAATCAATCAAGAGATGTCATGTTCGCCCGTCTGAAAAATTTCAAGACGGATCCCGAAGCGTTGCGCACGCATTTTCTCGAGCACATCCAGAAGATGCCTTCTACGCCGTACCGAGACAACAGGGTCGACTACGTGGGCTGGGCAGTGACCAGCCGCGACGGAACAATGGACGAAGGTGTCCGGCGCATTGCGCCTGGAGGCCCCAGCGTGCGTGGTGTGAACCCTACCCAAGCTTGCAGCGGTTGCCTGGCGCAGGCCATTGAAACGTTGAGCCGCAATGGGCTGAAGCCCTATCGGGCGCGCATCATGCAGTTGGAAAGCGAGGGTGCGGAGATGCCGCTGCACACTGACGCGAACAAGGAAACATGGCGCCTGCACATCCCCATCATCACCAACCCCAACTGCTTCTTCGAGTGGCAGCGTGCCGACGGCACCATCGAGAGCGTTCATCTGCCGGCAGACGGATCGGCCTGGCTGGTGCGCGTGGACGTGAGCCATCGTGCTGTCAATCGCAGCAACGAACCGTCGCACCGTGTGCATCTGCTGATGGGCTTGGGCGTCAATCCAGCATTCGACATGCTCACCGAACCCTGGCTGCCCGTCACGCGCGAAGATCTTTCGCTTCGCGAAGACGAACGCGCCGTGGACCTGAGTCTCTTCACCCATTCGATGGCGGATTGA
- a CDS encoding UDP-N-acetylmuramoyl-tripeptide--D-alanyl-D-alanine ligase, producing MDIQDKWNADELARVTEGRWRTAPLSTEWRCGGICAEPSQFRKTQMLLARAGAKGLRPHALERLAPKAAGIIAQAGEAPAQCAGPILEVKDLREAVAALAVDSRSRFKGQVIAVTGSVGKTSTVAMAAHALGGVGPSDSSRTSANSPYGIGWNFASMNLNASFWVQEVAATRMETSSALIQPHVAVVTAIAPAHVAHFGSTAEIARQKALVYTSMAPGGITVINADMPEFPIFESAAQAAQLRVVRFGSTKDCDARLIDMEGSTVSVDIFGEVHAFELGAAGRHMAMNATAVLAATAAMGLPVSAAARQLASFEPLAGRGRRVHAVHANRHIEVWDESYNANPASMRAALQVLVDAGPHEVPYASRLLVLGDMLELGEDAQAMHLALEADVRALRPDRVLLCGRLMHALSKRLHGDIKGQWFEDVGALLPALDAWVKDGDVALVKSSNGIGLTQAVSRLSGIGAQVAGRQFS from the coding sequence ATGGACATCCAAGATAAGTGGAACGCCGACGAGCTCGCACGAGTCACAGAGGGACGCTGGAGAACCGCCCCGCTTTCTACCGAATGGCGATGCGGCGGCATCTGTGCGGAGCCAAGCCAGTTCCGCAAAACGCAGATGTTGCTCGCGCGGGCCGGGGCCAAGGGCCTGCGGCCCCACGCACTCGAGCGACTGGCGCCAAAGGCGGCAGGCATCATTGCGCAAGCCGGAGAAGCTCCAGCCCAGTGCGCTGGCCCCATCCTGGAGGTGAAAGATCTGCGCGAAGCAGTGGCAGCACTGGCGGTCGACAGCCGTAGCCGGTTCAAGGGACAAGTCATTGCCGTGACCGGCAGCGTAGGCAAGACGTCGACAGTCGCAATGGCCGCCCACGCGCTGGGCGGTGTGGGCCCGAGCGATAGCAGTCGCACGAGCGCGAACTCACCCTACGGCATCGGATGGAATTTCGCTTCGATGAACCTGAATGCGAGCTTCTGGGTTCAGGAGGTGGCGGCCACGCGCATGGAAACAAGCAGTGCGCTGATTCAGCCTCATGTTGCCGTCGTCACGGCGATCGCACCCGCTCACGTGGCACACTTTGGCAGCACTGCCGAGATCGCACGGCAGAAGGCTCTGGTCTACACCAGCATGGCCCCTGGCGGCATCACGGTCATCAACGCCGATATGCCGGAGTTCCCGATCTTCGAGTCGGCCGCCCAGGCTGCGCAGCTGCGCGTTGTGCGGTTTGGAAGTACCAAGGACTGCGATGCGCGGTTGATCGACATGGAAGGCTCAACGGTCAGCGTCGACATCTTTGGGGAGGTACATGCATTCGAACTCGGTGCCGCTGGCCGGCACATGGCGATGAACGCGACAGCTGTGCTGGCGGCAACTGCCGCGATGGGCCTGCCGGTGTCGGCGGCGGCGCGGCAGCTCGCTAGTTTCGAGCCCTTGGCCGGACGCGGTCGGCGCGTCCACGCGGTACATGCGAACCGGCACATCGAGGTTTGGGACGAGTCGTACAATGCCAATCCCGCGTCGATGCGCGCCGCGCTGCAGGTGCTCGTGGACGCCGGCCCCCATGAGGTGCCTTACGCCTCACGACTTCTTGTGCTGGGCGACATGCTTGAACTCGGAGAGGATGCGCAGGCGATGCATCTGGCCCTGGAGGCCGACGTGCGCGCGCTACGCCCTGACCGAGTCTTGTTGTGTGGAAGGCTGATGCACGCTCTCTCCAAGCGGCTGCATGGGGACATCAAAGGACAGTGGTTCGAGGACGTGGGTGCCCTGCTGCCGGCATTGGACGCATGGGTGAAAGACGGCGACGTGGCGCTGGTCAAGAGCTCAAACGGCATCGGCCTCACGCAAGCCGTGAGTCGCCTGTCTGGTATTGGCGCCCAAGTTGCCGGGAGGCAGTTCTCATGA
- a CDS encoding sodium/proton antiporter, NhaA family, with protein MIDNALRKTSDGISSFLKMESAGGLLLMAAAVIAMICSNSPLRHGYDDLLKIPVEVRFGSFAIAKPLLLWINDGLMAIFFLLVGLEVKREVMEGELSTPAQVVLPVVAGLGGMVVPALIYLIINRGNGAALNGWAIPTATDIAFALGVLSLLGDRVPAPLKVFLTAVAIADDLGAIVIIALFYTADLSITMLAFAVGAVAVLIALNLMKITRIAPYVIVGVILWVFVLKSGVHATLAGVAVAFAVPLKSKDAQGHAPLHQLEHSLHPWVAFGVLPIFAFANAGVSFAGVTLAALAAPLPLGIAAGLFVGKLVGVCGASTVLVRLGLARLPDGVSWRQLVGVAALCGVGFTMSLFIGSLAFEGPEYFTPLRLGVIAGSTLSGVAGYLLLRFASGHSSTIPSHGAI; from the coding sequence GTGATCGACAACGCACTTCGTAAAACGAGCGACGGAATCTCCTCTTTCCTAAAAATGGAATCGGCGGGCGGATTGTTGCTAATGGCCGCAGCAGTAATCGCGATGATTTGCAGCAATTCGCCGCTTCGACACGGGTACGACGATCTGCTGAAGATTCCTGTGGAGGTGCGCTTTGGATCGTTCGCCATCGCGAAGCCGCTCCTACTGTGGATCAACGACGGTCTGATGGCTATCTTCTTCCTCCTGGTCGGACTGGAGGTCAAGCGCGAGGTGATGGAAGGTGAGCTTTCCACTCCCGCACAGGTGGTGCTGCCTGTCGTCGCGGGACTGGGCGGAATGGTAGTGCCTGCACTCATCTATCTCATTATCAACCGTGGAAATGGCGCGGCCTTGAATGGCTGGGCCATCCCGACGGCCACCGACATTGCATTTGCGCTGGGCGTCTTGTCCCTGCTCGGCGACCGGGTGCCCGCGCCCCTGAAAGTATTCCTGACTGCAGTGGCGATTGCCGACGATCTGGGCGCCATCGTCATCATTGCGCTGTTTTATACCGCCGACCTTTCGATCACAATGCTTGCTTTCGCGGTGGGGGCCGTTGCGGTGCTGATTGCCTTGAACCTCATGAAAATCACGCGCATCGCACCGTACGTTATTGTCGGCGTGATCTTGTGGGTATTCGTTCTGAAGTCCGGTGTTCACGCAACGCTCGCAGGCGTTGCTGTCGCTTTCGCCGTGCCGTTGAAGTCGAAGGACGCCCAAGGTCATGCCCCCCTGCACCAGCTTGAGCACAGCCTCCATCCTTGGGTGGCCTTCGGCGTTTTACCAATCTTCGCTTTCGCCAATGCTGGGGTCTCGTTCGCTGGCGTTACGCTTGCAGCGCTAGCTGCGCCGCTGCCGCTTGGCATTGCTGCAGGTCTTTTCGTCGGGAAACTCGTCGGCGTTTGCGGGGCGAGTACCGTGCTGGTTCGACTCGGTTTGGCAAGGCTTCCCGACGGCGTCAGTTGGCGCCAACTGGTTGGCGTCGCCGCACTATGTGGCGTCGGCTTCACAATGAGTCTGTTCATCGGCTCCCTCGCTTTCGAAGGCCCGGAATATTTCACACCGCTCCGGTTGGGCGTAATCGCGGGTTCAACGCTATCGGGCGTCGCCGGTTATCTGCTTCTCAGGTTCGCGTCAGGTCATTCCAGCACAATCCCATCGCACGGGGCTATCTGA